TAGTTAACCATGTCTTGAATTCACATAAAGGACGTCGAATAAAAGAGTTGAGGGTGGATAGGGCCGAAGGTCATGAGAGGTGGTTTGAGTTTGCCCTGACTAAGAAAGCGGAACGAATTCATATAGCTGAAGTTGGTATTGAATTTCATGGACTCCCAAATGGTCTTCAATGCCTTAAAGAACTGAGTCTATCTAGCATTGAAATAACCGATCAAGACCTTAAGCTTTTGGTCTCCAATTGCCTTGTTCTTGAATGTTTGGCAATTAAGTATTCTACCAGGTGTGAAAATGTGTCAATTGTTGGCCACTCAAAACTGAAGCATTTAAACTTCACCTACCTTCGGAGAATTAGATCCATTATGATTCACGACCTGATTAGTCTCGTTTCTTTGACGTGTTATGAATTGGGAAGCGGATGTAGTGTGCAACTTAGTTATATTCCGAAGCTTACCAAACTCGATCTTAGAGACAGTCGTAATAGACTGATGCATGTTGAATTCCTTGCCGGAATGCCATCTTGCATACGCGACCAACTCAAACTATTGCGCCTCTCGTCTCAGTATACTTGTAGGTATAAGGTAATGATTCgtcttttcattttacatttCTTCTACACATGTCAAATATTAATGtatgtgattttaatttgcaGCGGAATCATGGATTGTTGAATGATTTGTCGCTTCAACTTGTAAATATAACACATCTACAATTTGTGCTTGACATACGGGATGATTCTAACTGGCATTACTTTTCAAGCTATGCATGTCGTTTGGTCGAAGCATGTGGTTCATTGCAAAAACTTATGATAAAGGTATGTATTAACTAgtcattaatttgttttatatgtactatatatgttgGCAAATGtcattacataatttaacacatgtttataaattttcttgtAGTTTCTTCCTTCACCGGAGTTGGGTTGGGGGGATGTCAAAGATGAAACATATGACCATTATGGCTGTGACTTGTCtctaaaatatttggaaatatcAGGATATTCGGGTTTCGACTCGGAATGGAGATTGACTCTGAACCTCATCAATAACGTTACATCTTTTCAAAAGATGATTGTTGTGGCATGTGATGAAGAGGCACTTGCTCGTGCACACCATGATTTTCGACATATTACAACAGCTAGTTTTTTAGTTACTCCTATTTAACTGCAACAATTTTAAGAATAGCTTTTGTTTAGTTGTTGTGAATTtaatatcgttggaatccttataaaattatctttaatttgatatatgttatatgaatttaaagttttgggatttcttttaaaagttagttataactaacttgatattaatacccctattgatttttattggaattaatcctatagccttgttaacgttttttgttgatcgtattgacattttgtgatTGATGATCTATGACTTTAATTcgaatatctaatgactattattgaattatagtTAGTAATTAAGCATTgaattagcaatataacactcccctaagTTTATAACTAACACATATTCCctccattcataaaaaaaaa
This Salvia hispanica cultivar TCC Black 2014 unplaced genomic scaffold, UniMelb_Shisp_WGS_1.0 HiC_scaffold_1185, whole genome shotgun sequence DNA region includes the following protein-coding sequences:
- the LOC125198059 gene encoding F-box/FBD/LRR-repeat protein At5g53840-like, with translation MQVVQDDRISELPNDILISIISRLTIREATATCVLSTCWRHLHYYVTHLNFPKYEIGETVSDYLCIVNHVLNSHKGRRIKELRVDRAEGHERWFEFALTKKAERIHIAEVGIEFHGLPNGLQCLKELSLSSIEITDQDLKLLVSNCLVLECLAIKYSTRCENVSIVGHSKLKHLNFTYLRRIRSIMIHDLISLVSLTCYELGSGCSVQLSYIPKLTKLDLRDSRNRLMHVEFLAGMPSCIRDQLKLLRLSSQYTCRYKRNHGLLNDLSLQLVNITHLQFVLDIRDDSNWHYFSSYACRLVEACGSLQKLMIKFLPSPELGWGDVKDETYDHYGCDLSLKYLEISGYSGFDSEWRLTLNLINNVTSFQKMIVVACDEEALARAHHDFRHITTASFLVTPI